A genomic region of Streptococcus suis contains the following coding sequences:
- a CDS encoding SatD family protein — protein MNYIAIIGDIVNSKQTSNRSSIQERLKQQLNRINHSFTQDFASPFTITKGDEFQALCKPNPYIFLMIDQIQLAFRDEVEIRFGIGLGEILTAIDPKLSIGADGPAYWEARKAIDFIHDNHDYGTSKIAFSSEYKQIDRVINPLLTSSDFIKAAWNRSQTDLFETLISQKIYQEDFTQKPIAEKMKLSQSAFTKRLKSSGIKLYLRNRQTAMNLILQLSQKEG, from the coding sequence ATGAATTATATCGCAATAATAGGAGATATTGTCAATTCAAAACAGACTTCCAACCGCTCTAGTATCCAAGAGCGGCTAAAACAACAGCTGAATAGAATCAATCATTCCTTCACTCAGGACTTCGCATCGCCATTTACCATTACAAAGGGAGATGAATTTCAAGCCTTATGCAAGCCTAACCCTTATATTTTTTTGATGATTGACCAAATCCAACTAGCCTTTCGTGATGAGGTGGAGATTCGATTTGGAATTGGTTTGGGTGAGATTCTAACAGCTATCGATCCCAAGCTAAGTATTGGAGCAGATGGTCCAGCTTATTGGGAAGCACGCAAGGCTATTGACTTCATCCACGACAACCATGACTATGGTACCAGCAAAATTGCCTTTTCATCTGAATACAAGCAAATCGATCGTGTGATCAACCCCTTGCTAACTTCTAGCGATTTCATCAAAGCTGCCTGGAATCGTTCGCAAACGGATCTGTTTGAAACCTTAATCTCCCAAAAAATCTATCAAGAAGATTTCACACAAAAGCCAATTGCTGAGAAAATGAAACTCAGTCAAAGCGCCTTTACCAAACGTTTGAAATCCAGTGGAATCAAACTCTACCTGCGTAATCGCCAAACTGCCATGAATTTGATTCTCCAGCTCAGTCAGAAAGAAGGATAA
- a CDS encoding GntR family transcriptional regulator gives MKAAYITIHDKIKEQIDNGIWKIGQRLPSERDLADEFGVSRMTLRQGITLLVEEGVLQRKIGSGTYVASTRVQEKMRGTTSFTELVQLQGKTPSSKLLSYTRTKPNEKEVEQLGLSRGEYVIRMERVRYADNVPVVYEVASIPERLIKNVPKEDVTNHFFKTLIDNGYRIGTSKQTIFARLANDKVAQYLQISKNQAILALKQVSYLEDGQAFEFVNSQYVGERFEFYLENS, from the coding sequence ATGAAAGCAGCATATATCACAATTCACGATAAAATTAAGGAACAAATCGATAACGGAATCTGGAAAATTGGTCAACGTTTACCAAGTGAACGCGATTTAGCAGATGAATTTGGTGTTTCTCGTATGACGCTCCGTCAAGGAATCACACTTTTAGTGGAAGAAGGGGTGCTACAACGCAAGATTGGTTCCGGTACTTATGTCGCCAGTACACGGGTTCAAGAAAAAATGCGAGGAACGACTTCCTTTACTGAATTAGTACAACTCCAAGGAAAGACGCCAAGCAGCAAATTATTATCCTATACACGAACCAAACCTAATGAAAAAGAAGTTGAACAATTAGGTTTATCCCGTGGCGAGTATGTTATTCGAATGGAGCGGGTCCGCTATGCAGATAATGTTCCAGTCGTGTATGAGGTTGCCAGCATTCCTGAACGCTTGATAAAAAATGTCCCCAAAGAAGATGTTACCAACCATTTCTTTAAAACACTTATAGACAATGGTTATCGAATTGGAACGAGCAAACAAACCATTTTTGCTCGTTTAGCCAATGACAAAGTGGCTCAATATTTACAAATTTCTAAAAACCAGGCTATTCTCGCACTAAAACAGGTATCTTATCTCGAAGATGGTCAAGCATTTGAATTTGTAAATAGTCAGTACGTTGGAGAACGTTTCGAATTCTATTTAGAAAATAGTTAG
- the ffh gene encoding signal recognition particle protein, with product MAFESLTERLQNVFKNLRRKGKISESDIQEATKEIRLALLEADVALPVVKDFIKKVRERAIGHEVIDTLNPAQQIIKIVDEELTAVLGSETSEIIKSPKIPTIIMMAGLQGAGKTTFTGKLANKLKQEENARPLLIAADIYRPAAIDQLKTLGQQIDVPVFELGNQVPALEIVRQGLEQAKANHNDYVLIDTAGRLQIDQALMAELREIKEFAQPNEILLVVDAMIGQEAANVAREFNDQLAITGVILTKIDGDTRGGAALSVRHITGQPIKFTGTGEKITDIETFHPDRMSSRILGMGDMLTLIEKASKEYDEKKSLELAEKMRENTFDFNDFIDQLDQVQNMGPMEDLLKMIPGMAGNPALANLKVDEREIARKRAIVSSMTPAERENPELLTPSRRRRIANGSGNSFVEVNKFIKDFNQAKTMMQGVMSGDMNKMMKQMGINPNNLPKNMPNMNGMDMSALEDMMGGAGMPDMSQLMGGAGMPDMSQMFGGGLKGRIGEFAMKQAMKRQANKIKKAKKKRK from the coding sequence ATGGCTTTTGAAAGCTTAACAGAACGTTTGCAGAATGTTTTTAAAAATCTGCGTCGTAAGGGAAAAATTTCTGAGAGTGATATTCAGGAAGCAACCAAGGAAATTCGTCTGGCCTTGCTAGAGGCTGACGTAGCCCTTCCAGTTGTCAAAGACTTTATCAAGAAAGTACGTGAACGTGCTATCGGTCATGAAGTTATTGACACTCTGAACCCTGCTCAACAAATCATCAAAATCGTTGATGAAGAATTGACGGCTGTATTGGGTTCTGAAACTTCAGAAATTATCAAATCACCAAAAATTCCAACTATCATTATGATGGCTGGTTTGCAGGGTGCTGGTAAAACGACCTTCACTGGTAAGTTGGCCAACAAACTCAAGCAGGAAGAGAATGCCCGTCCACTCTTGATTGCTGCGGATATTTACCGTCCAGCTGCTATTGACCAGTTGAAGACACTTGGTCAACAGATTGATGTCCCTGTTTTTGAATTGGGCAACCAGGTTCCAGCACTTGAAATCGTTCGTCAAGGTTTGGAGCAAGCTAAAGCCAATCACAATGACTATGTCTTGATTGATACGGCCGGTCGTTTGCAGATTGACCAAGCCCTTATGGCCGAATTGAGAGAAATCAAAGAGTTTGCTCAGCCAAATGAAATTCTCTTGGTTGTTGATGCCATGATTGGTCAGGAAGCTGCCAACGTTGCGCGTGAGTTCAATGATCAATTGGCTATTACTGGTGTGATTTTGACCAAGATTGACGGCGATACACGTGGTGGTGCAGCCTTGTCTGTCCGTCACATCACGGGACAGCCAATCAAATTCACCGGTACTGGTGAAAAAATCACCGACATCGAAACCTTCCACCCAGACCGTATGTCCTCACGTATTCTGGGCATGGGTGACATGCTGACCTTGATTGAAAAAGCCAGCAAAGAATATGATGAGAAGAAATCATTAGAACTCGCTGAAAAAATGCGTGAGAATACCTTTGATTTCAACGATTTCATCGATCAATTGGACCAAGTTCAGAATATGGGACCAATGGAAGACCTGCTGAAGATGATTCCAGGTATGGCTGGTAACCCGGCTCTTGCCAACTTAAAAGTTGACGAGCGTGAAATTGCACGAAAACGAGCTATCGTATCTTCTATGACACCAGCCGAACGTGAAAATCCTGAATTGTTGACACCTAGCCGTCGTCGTCGTATTGCTAACGGTTCTGGAAATAGCTTTGTCGAAGTCAATAAATTTATCAAGGATTTCAACCAAGCGAAAACCATGATGCAGGGTGTTATGTCAGGCGACATGAACAAAATGATGAAACAAATGGGAATCAACCCAAATAATCTACCTAAAAACATGCCAAACATGAACGGCATGGATATGTCTGCTCTTGAAGATATGATGGGCGGTGCAGGCATGCCTGATATGAGCCAACTGATGGGAGGGGCTGGTATGCCAGACATGTCCCAAATGTTTGGAGGCGGTTTGAAAGGTAGAATCGGCGAGTTTGCTATGAAACAAGCCATGAAACGCCAAGCCAATAAGATAAAAAAAGCTAAAAAGAAGAGAAAATAA
- a CDS encoding HIRAN domain-containing protein has product MTFTSFEPTRNVQDFHLAAFAYYDGLDVIDQLKPGTPVQLVGEPSNPHDSEAVAIFYQGTKLGYIPSDKNSLISRLIYFGHSDILEARIQMSNTENHPDRQFRVVVKLKDNRKNDSR; this is encoded by the coding sequence ATGACATTCACATCATTTGAACCAACACGCAATGTGCAAGATTTTCATTTGGCAGCCTTTGCCTACTATGATGGACTAGATGTAATCGACCAACTCAAACCAGGAACACCTGTTCAGCTAGTCGGAGAGCCGTCAAACCCACATGACTCAGAAGCTGTAGCAATCTTTTATCAGGGCACAAAGTTAGGATATATCCCATCAGATAAAAACTCACTAATCAGTCGGTTAATCTATTTTGGACACAGCGATATTCTAGAGGCACGTATTCAGATGTCCAATACAGAAAATCATCCTGATCGCCAGTTTCGAGTCGTTGTAAAACTAAAAGATAATCGTAAAAATGATAGTCGGTAA
- the mcrC gene encoding 5-methylcytosine-specific restriction endonuclease system specificity protein McrC — MIPVQNIYYMLSYAFKILHKQEYKRIATEEFKNAADLLAEIMIISLSIQVKRGLGREYRSQTESLSALKGKIHIAESLTPPNWRRKQLVCQYDDFSLDSTMNRIIKASIEILLKADISRDRKKKLRKLLVFFGEVSKINLHSINWNLQYNRNNQSYQLLMSICYLVVNGLIHTEREGNKKLMNFLDERRESLLYEKFILGYYKKHYPQIQVTASQIPWALDDGFGEMLPIMQSDIYLKYKDTILIIDAKYYSSNTQIRFDKRTLHSNNLYQIFTYVKNQAYRLSDSNDTVAGMLLYAKTDIDIQPNQVYQMHGNQISVKNLDLNLQFASIAEQLDDIITSHFVSPPKRY; from the coding sequence GTGATACCTGTCCAAAATATCTACTATATGCTATCTTACGCATTCAAAATCCTTCATAAGCAGGAATATAAACGGATCGCTACTGAAGAATTTAAAAATGCTGCAGATCTACTGGCGGAAATAATGATCATTAGCCTCTCGATACAGGTGAAAAGAGGACTTGGTCGAGAGTATCGTTCTCAAACCGAGTCACTCTCGGCACTTAAAGGTAAAATACATATCGCTGAATCTTTAACACCTCCGAATTGGCGTAGAAAGCAACTTGTTTGCCAATACGATGATTTTTCTCTTGACAGTACAATGAATCGCATTATCAAAGCAAGCATTGAGATACTGCTAAAAGCTGATATAAGCAGGGACAGGAAAAAGAAATTGAGAAAACTCTTAGTTTTCTTTGGAGAAGTCTCAAAAATTAATCTACACTCAATCAATTGGAATTTACAATATAATCGAAACAATCAATCGTATCAATTACTAATGTCAATCTGCTATTTGGTAGTGAATGGATTAATTCATACAGAGAGGGAGGGGAATAAGAAATTGATGAATTTTCTTGATGAGCGAAGGGAATCCTTGCTATATGAGAAGTTCATTCTTGGATATTATAAAAAGCATTATCCCCAAATACAGGTTACCGCCTCTCAGATACCTTGGGCACTAGATGATGGTTTTGGAGAAATGCTCCCCATCATGCAGAGTGATATTTACCTCAAATATAAAGATACTATATTGATTATTGATGCTAAATATTATTCTAGTAACACACAGATTCGCTTTGATAAGCGCACACTCCATTCAAATAATCTATACCAAATTTTTACCTATGTGAAAAATCAGGCTTATCGCCTGTCAGATTCAAACGATACAGTAGCAGGAATGCTTCTATACGCTAAAACCGATATAGATATTCAACCTAATCAGGTCTACCAAATGCATGGAAACCAGATTAGTGTCAAAAATTTGGACTTAAACCTGCAGTTTGCAAGTATTGCTGAACAACTGGATGACATCATTACATCGCATTTTGTATCCCCTCCAAAGCGGTACTAG
- a CDS encoding putative DNA-binding protein translates to MEIEKTNRMNALFEFYAALLTDKQMNYIELYYADDYSLAEIAEEFQVSRQAVYDNIKRTEKLLEDYEMKLHMYSDYVVRSQIFDEILNKYPEDAYLKEKIAILTSIDNRE, encoded by the coding sequence ATGGAAATTGAAAAAACCAACCGAATGAATGCCTTATTTGAATTCTACGCAGCCTTGCTAACAGACAAGCAAATGAACTACATTGAGCTCTATTATGCCGATGATTACAGTTTGGCTGAGATTGCTGAAGAATTTCAAGTCAGCCGTCAGGCGGTCTATGATAACATTAAACGAACAGAAAAATTACTGGAAGACTACGAGATGAAGCTACATATGTATTCCGACTATGTGGTGCGTAGCCAGATTTTCGATGAAATACTGAATAAGTATCCAGAAGATGCTTATTTGAAGGAAAAAATCGCTATTCTAACCAGTATTGATAATAGAGAATAA
- a CDS encoding trypsin-like peptidase domain-containing protein has protein sequence MVELIITEVLSGYLTGDSTQDIAVIKLQSSLGNQTGYLGLAVQQANVGQYIKTIGYPGDRMGMYLSEGKIISSSGSTITYNLDTSGGQSGSPILNEANQIIAIHYAGNQTEQHNIARLITPDVQQLIETVNSTSGAVYRVYNPDSGWHHYTSSLGEKNHLVSLGWKDEGIAWEAGNNVPVHRLYNPNNGHHFYTTNTAEKDSLVAIGWKYENIAFYSGDNLEVFRLYNPNTGEHFYTVNYLERNHLIAVGWGYEGVAFKTK, from the coding sequence TTGGTTGAGCTTATTATTACGGAAGTATTGAGTGGCTATTTAACTGGAGATAGTACACAAGATATTGCTGTTATTAAACTTCAATCATCGCTTGGTAATCAGACAGGATATCTAGGATTAGCAGTTCAGCAAGCTAATGTTGGACAGTATATTAAGACCATTGGTTATCCAGGTGATAGAATGGGAATGTATTTATCTGAAGGAAAAATCATAAGTTCATCTGGTTCAACTATCACTTATAATTTAGACACATCTGGTGGACAGAGTGGTAGTCCAATTCTAAACGAAGCTAATCAAATTATTGCAATACATTATGCAGGGAACCAGACTGAACAGCATAATATAGCAAGACTTATTACACCAGATGTTCAACAACTTATAGAAACAGTCAATTCAACTTCAGGCGCGGTCTATCGGGTATACAACCCTGATTCTGGATGGCATCATTATACAAGTAGTCTTGGTGAGAAAAATCATTTAGTAAGTTTGGGATGGAAAGATGAAGGAATTGCTTGGGAAGCAGGGAATAATGTTCCTGTTCACCGTCTCTATAATCCAAATAATGGTCATCATTTTTACACGACAAACACCGCTGAAAAAGATTCTCTTGTGGCGATAGGGTGGAAATACGAGAACATTGCTTTCTACTCAGGTGATAACCTAGAAGTTTTTCGACTCTATAATCCAAATACAGGTGAACACTTTTATACAGTCAATTATTTAGAAAGAAATCACCTTATTGCTGTTGGTTGGGGGTATGAAGGTGTTGCATTTAAAACTAAATAG
- a CDS encoding AAA family ATPase, whose amino-acid sequence MDEQNQFNWVNFYKEFAWKLVDYKDNRAELVEKVKAIYTKTKIHMPTLEKDNRLIDIDPFTIFGLFNKKITEENRIKILTAIAELFHLQAEIPSSFESIPVLNNQNATFYYFIGDRDEKDIDDLWELFIAALTYSKETTAEKKEKFSHYFDLAINKKGNGNSKITMALYWIAPDFFLSLDSQNEAYVYESGEIPTDIVQKLPKMKSKISADEYSYISDSILQYLNSAESKLKDFKELSSMAWKYSKQINQEEKERSARAISPLTDEADTGNDIGGEEVVEDSYTKNHFLSEVYMTEEEYDQLTSILQMKKNIILQGAPGVGKTFVAERLAFSLMGKPDLERVMTIQFHQSYSYEDFIMGFRPSTSGFELRRGAFYTFCKKAESDKGHDYFFIIAEINRGNLSKIFGELFMLIENDKRGKSLQLLYSNEQFSIPENLYIIGMMNTADRSLALLDYALRRRFAFFDIKPGFSTAGFKDYQTNLKNEKFDRLISCVEKLNQAISTEEVLGDSFCIGHSYFCGLSAEVLDQGLLEAIVEYELIPLLKEYWFDEPTKIHDWSSKLRSTIQ is encoded by the coding sequence ATGGATGAACAAAATCAATTCAATTGGGTAAACTTTTATAAGGAATTTGCTTGGAAATTAGTAGACTATAAAGATAACAGAGCAGAACTGGTTGAGAAAGTAAAAGCTATCTATACCAAAACAAAGATACATATGCCCACGTTAGAAAAGGACAATCGACTGATAGATATTGATCCTTTTACGATATTTGGACTCTTCAATAAGAAAATAACAGAAGAGAATCGCATCAAAATTCTGACAGCTATAGCAGAATTATTCCACCTCCAAGCGGAAATCCCATCCTCTTTTGAAAGCATACCAGTACTGAATAATCAGAATGCGACTTTCTATTACTTCATCGGAGATCGTGATGAGAAAGATATTGATGACTTATGGGAACTTTTCATTGCTGCTTTGACCTATAGCAAGGAGACTACGGCTGAGAAGAAAGAAAAATTTTCACACTATTTTGATTTGGCTATAAACAAGAAAGGAAATGGCAACAGCAAGATTACGATGGCCTTGTATTGGATTGCTCCCGACTTTTTCTTGAGCTTAGATAGTCAAAATGAAGCGTATGTGTATGAGTCTGGGGAGATTCCAACTGACATTGTCCAAAAATTGCCAAAGATGAAGTCAAAAATTTCTGCCGACGAGTATTCTTATATTTCAGATTCCATACTTCAATATTTAAACAGTGCAGAGAGCAAACTGAAAGATTTTAAAGAATTATCATCCATGGCTTGGAAATACTCTAAACAGATCAATCAAGAAGAGAAGGAAAGAAGTGCTAGAGCAATTTCTCCACTGACTGATGAAGCTGATACTGGAAACGATATAGGTGGAGAAGAGGTAGTAGAAGATAGCTATACGAAAAATCACTTCCTATCAGAAGTCTATATGACAGAAGAAGAGTATGATCAATTAACCTCCATACTCCAAATGAAAAAGAATATCATCTTACAAGGAGCACCAGGAGTTGGAAAGACGTTTGTTGCAGAACGCCTAGCATTTTCATTAATGGGTAAGCCAGATTTAGAAAGGGTCATGACAATTCAGTTTCACCAAAGCTATTCCTACGAGGACTTCATCATGGGCTTTAGACCTTCGACAAGTGGCTTTGAGCTGAGAAGAGGGGCATTCTATACTTTCTGCAAAAAAGCAGAATCTGACAAGGGGCATGATTATTTCTTTATTATTGCTGAAATAAACAGGGGAAATTTGAGCAAAATTTTTGGTGAACTGTTTATGCTGATAGAAAATGACAAACGAGGCAAGTCTTTACAGCTCCTCTACTCGAATGAGCAATTCTCAATTCCAGAAAATCTATATATCATCGGCATGATGAATACCGCAGATAGGAGTTTAGCCCTACTTGATTATGCACTGAGACGTCGCTTTGCCTTCTTTGACATTAAGCCAGGTTTTTCAACTGCGGGATTCAAAGATTATCAAACAAATCTGAAAAACGAAAAATTCGATAGACTCATTTCCTGTGTAGAAAAGCTAAATCAGGCCATTTCAACAGAGGAAGTACTAGGAGATAGCTTCTGTATTGGGCATAGTTACTTCTGCGGTTTATCGGCAGAAGTACTGGACCAAGGTTTGCTAGAAGCCATTGTTGAATATGAACTGATTCCCCTCTTGAAAGAATATTGGTTTGATGAACCGACAAAAATTCATGATTGGAGTAGTAAGTTAAGGAGTACCATCCAGTGA
- the guaA gene encoding glutamine-hydrolyzing GMP synthase has translation MTKQDVQKIIVLDYGSQYNQLISRRIREFGVFSELKNHKITAEEVRAINPIGIVLSGGPNSVYAENAFDIDPEIFELGIPILGICYGMQLITHKLGGKVVPAGEAGNREYGQSNLQLKTESALFAGTPEEQLVLMSHGDAVTEIPADFHLVGLSADCPYAAIENTERRIYGIQFHPEVRHSVYGNDILKNFAFGICGAKGDWTMENFIETEIEKIRQTVGNKKVLLGLSGGVDSSVVGVLLQRAIGDQLTCIFVDHGLLRKNEGDQVMEMLGGKFGLNIIRVDAAKRFLDLLAGVSDPEKKRKIIGNEFVYVFDDEASKLTDVEFLAQGTLYTDIIESGTDTAETIKSHHNVGGLPEDMQFKLIEPLNTLFKDEVRALGTALGMPDEVVWRQPFPGPGLAIRVMGEITEEKLQTVRESDAILREEIAKAGLDRDVWQYFTVNTGVRSVGVMGDGRTYDYTIAIRAITSVDGMTADFAKLPWDVLQKISVRIVNEVDHVNRIVYDITSKPPATVEWE, from the coding sequence ATGACAAAACAAGATGTCCAAAAAATTATTGTATTGGATTATGGTAGCCAGTACAACCAACTTATTTCACGTCGAATTCGTGAATTTGGTGTCTTTTCAGAATTGAAAAACCATAAAATTACAGCTGAGGAAGTCCGTGCTATCAATCCAATTGGTATCGTTCTTTCAGGTGGACCGAACTCTGTCTACGCAGAAAATGCCTTTGATATTGATCCAGAAATCTTTGAATTGGGTATTCCTATCTTAGGGATTTGTTATGGTATGCAGTTAATTACCCATAAATTGGGAGGTAAGGTTGTTCCTGCTGGTGAGGCTGGAAATCGTGAATATGGTCAATCAAATCTTCAACTGAAGACTGAATCAGCGCTTTTTGCTGGAACACCAGAAGAACAGCTTGTACTCATGAGCCACGGTGATGCAGTAACTGAAATTCCTGCTGATTTCCACCTGGTTGGTCTTTCTGCTGACTGCCCTTACGCTGCCATTGAAAACACGGAACGCCGTATCTACGGTATCCAGTTCCACCCAGAAGTTCGTCATTCCGTATATGGAAACGATATTTTGAAAAACTTTGCGTTTGGTATCTGTGGAGCCAAAGGCGACTGGACAATGGAAAACTTCATCGAAACAGAAATTGAAAAAATCCGCCAGACTGTTGGGAACAAGAAAGTCTTGCTCGGTTTATCAGGCGGTGTGGATTCATCTGTTGTTGGTGTGCTTCTTCAACGTGCTATCGGTGACCAATTGACCTGTATCTTCGTTGATCACGGTCTTCTTCGTAAGAATGAAGGCGATCAGGTTATGGAAATGTTGGGCGGTAAATTTGGCCTCAATATTATTCGCGTCGATGCTGCTAAACGTTTCTTAGACCTACTTGCTGGCGTATCTGACCCTGAGAAGAAACGTAAAATCATCGGTAATGAATTTGTTTACGTATTTGACGATGAAGCGAGCAAGTTGACTGATGTTGAATTCCTAGCGCAAGGAACACTTTATACCGATATTATCGAGTCAGGAACGGATACTGCTGAGACAATCAAATCTCACCACAACGTTGGTGGTCTGCCAGAAGATATGCAGTTCAAGTTGATTGAACCGCTCAATACTCTCTTTAAGGATGAAGTTCGTGCTCTCGGTACTGCTCTTGGTATGCCGGATGAAGTTGTATGGCGCCAACCATTCCCAGGACCAGGCCTTGCCATTCGTGTCATGGGTGAAATCACTGAGGAAAAACTTCAAACTGTTCGCGAATCTGACGCTATCTTGCGTGAGGAAATTGCAAAAGCGGGTCTTGACCGCGATGTGTGGCAATATTTCACGGTTAATACTGGCGTTCGCTCCGTAGGTGTCATGGGAGATGGTCGTACCTACGACTACACTATCGCTATCCGTGCTATCACTTCTGTCGATGGAATGACAGCTGACTTTGCCAAACTACCATGGGATGTTCTTCAAAAAATATCTGTCCGTATCGTAAACGAAGTCGACCACGTCAACCGCATCGTCTATGATATAACAAGTAAACCACCAGCAACAGTTGAGTGGGAGTAA
- a CDS encoding DUF6287 domain-containing protein, translating into MKRKYLALALGLLTIMSLSACQTEKKGGSASTSTADTQVSNANTSTSSTIQREISLSSMDIDALMQGNYDSILGTWQNSQGNSLVFNSKGLVADSQSLLGRGKITDGIFETGYVDATIGDVTLLMIPKGTQVNTTETDTTDSTRDRMIVISQETAADADVVDVYYRLTNSATSGIDPLKNTETGVQLDSGPKTIDYANSILGENNWRVIEGNYTRTESIPYNILEGDDNARYTIYQNGVIINADYQIVYQP; encoded by the coding sequence ATGAAAAGAAAATATTTAGCACTCGCTCTTGGCTTGCTCACTATCATGTCACTTTCTGCCTGTCAAACTGAAAAGAAGGGCGGTTCCGCAAGTACCTCAACTGCTGATACCCAGGTTTCTAATGCCAATACAAGCACTTCATCAACAATCCAACGTGAGATTTCTCTTAGTTCTATGGATATAGATGCTCTAATGCAAGGCAATTACGATAGTATACTAGGCACCTGGCAAAATAGTCAAGGAAATTCACTGGTCTTCAATAGCAAAGGATTAGTAGCAGATAGCCAGTCCTTACTTGGCCGCGGAAAAATAACTGACGGAATTTTTGAAACAGGCTATGTAGACGCAACGATTGGCGATGTAACACTATTAATGATTCCCAAAGGAACACAAGTAAATACAACTGAGACAGACACTACTGACTCTACGCGCGATAGAATGATTGTAATAAGCCAAGAAACAGCAGCAGACGCAGACGTGGTAGATGTTTATTATCGCTTGACTAATTCAGCCACTAGCGGTATAGACCCATTAAAAAATACTGAAACAGGCGTCCAGTTGGATAGTGGACCAAAAACGATTGATTATGCCAACTCAATTTTAGGCGAAAACAATTGGCGCGTCATTGAAGGTAACTACACGCGCACCGAATCTATTCCTTATAATATTTTGGAAGGCGATGATAATGCCCGTTACACTATTTACCAAAACGGTGTCATTATCAATGCAGATTATCAAATTGTTTATCAACCATAA
- a CDS encoding DUF3307 domain-containing protein — protein MSFSVISSHLIQHPVLTALLIAHFLSDFTFQSQALADAKKLHLKALFMHLFIVAIPLLILALLTPVQNGDLFFQVWLSHLAIDYVKYFLNKHHWIKDSWEAGAFLTDQLLHIISIIILYHTIGVNVASHSLWIEPNYLLLQILFILLISKPVNILFKLYFSKYQVAEGEEEQTVTGAGALIGQLERLIMGIFLLLGQYTAIGLVFTAKSIARYDKISKSQAFAEYYLIGSLFSIISVLVLYVLLIL, from the coding sequence ATGTCATTTTCAGTTATTTCTAGCCATCTTATTCAACATCCAGTTTTAACCGCCTTGCTAATTGCCCACTTTTTAAGTGATTTCACCTTCCAAAGTCAAGCACTGGCAGATGCTAAAAAGCTTCATTTGAAAGCTCTTTTCATGCACCTTTTCATTGTTGCTATCCCCCTTCTTATTCTAGCCTTACTCACCCCCGTTCAAAACGGAGATTTATTTTTTCAAGTTTGGCTGAGCCATCTTGCGATTGACTATGTCAAATATTTTCTCAACAAACACCATTGGATAAAGGACTCCTGGGAAGCTGGAGCATTCTTAACTGATCAATTGCTACATATCATCTCAATCATCATTCTTTATCACACTATCGGTGTTAATGTCGCTTCACACTCACTCTGGATTGAACCAAATTATCTCCTCCTGCAAATCCTTTTTATCCTTCTGATCAGCAAGCCCGTCAATATTCTTTTCAAACTCTACTTTAGCAAATATCAGGTAGCGGAAGGAGAAGAAGAGCAGACTGTGACAGGTGCAGGAGCCTTGATTGGTCAATTGGAGCGCCTCATAATGGGAATTTTTCTGCTTCTAGGGCAATACACAGCTATCGGACTGGTATTTACAGCAAAGTCCATCGCACGCTATGATAAAATATCCAAAAGCCAAGCCTTTGCTGAATACTATTTAATTGGTTCGCTATTTAGTATCATTAGCGTCCTAGTATTATATGTTTTATTGATTTTATAA